A DNA window from Arachis hypogaea cultivar Tifrunner chromosome 18, arahy.Tifrunner.gnm2.J5K5, whole genome shotgun sequence contains the following coding sequences:
- the LOC112770452 gene encoding uncharacterized protein, with translation MVRDYRKTLLKCNPSSTVRIGTIPQPDGEVIFQRMYVCLSGCKNGFKAGCRRLIGLDGAFLKTQTGGQILSAVGHDTNNHIYVIAWTIVDVENTKNWRWFLELLHENLRDYKENKWCFMSDMQKYALLGLLSAVQEVMPHVHHRFCVWHLWRNFNKQWKDLELRGLLWECARSTTYQDFSDNMKKIKKINEEVWNYLNKWPMESWTKSAFSHNPKLDNICNNACEVFNARIKEARAKPIITLLEEVRMFVMRTITKSKVKLANHVGKLPPVVQSRLDKIRKETKSWMPICTRDDEYEKFEVHGHPTNMVVDLGMPCVHACAALARVNKRPEDFFHKWLTMDAYRDTYAHYINPLPEQSLWKKSDQNRPQAPKKKKKPGPLTKKRRKDADEGNEGSKKSKVTGTLKRQLKSFTCKYCLQKRHTKRGCPKKRAADVAQALADAATAAAKTKPTEQAPT, from the exons ATGGTAAGGGACTATAGAAAAACCTTATTGAAGTGTAATCCGAGTTCAACAGTTAGAATAGGAACCATCCCCCAACCAGATGGAGAGGTGATCTTTCAGAGGATGTATGTATGTCTTAGTGGGTGCAAGAATGGTTTTAAGGCAGGGTGTAGGCGACTGATTGGTTTAGATGGTGCATTCCTTAAAACACAAACTGGAGGCCAGATTCTATCCGCTGTGGGTCATGACACAAATAATCACATCTATGTTATAGCATGGACAATTGTGGATGTCGAGAACACGAAGAACTGGAGGTGGTTTCTGGAGCTACTCCATGAGAACCTCAGAGACTATAAAGAAAACAAATGGTGCTTCATGAGCGACATGCAGAAG TATGCTTTATTG GGTCTGCTTTCTGCAGTCCAGGAGGTAATGCCTCATGTCCACCATAGGTTCTGCGTGTGGCACTTATGGAGAAATTTTAACAAGCAGTGGAAGGATTTAGAGTTAAGGGGTTTACTTTGGGAATGCGCACGATCAACAACTTATCAAGATTTCTCTGACAATATGAAGAAGATTAAGAAAATTAATGAAGAGGTGTGGAATTACCTGAACAAGTGGCCTATGGAGTCCTGGACAAAGTCAGCATTTAGTCATAATCCTAAACTGGATAATATCTGCAATAACGCTTGCGAGGTCTTTAATGCAAGAATTAAGGAAGCAAGGGCCAAGCCAATCATCACGCTACTTGAGGAGGTCAGAATGTTTGTCATGAGAACAATCACTAAAAGCAAAGTTAAGTTAGCCAACCATGTGGGAAAGCTACCACCAGTGGTTCAAAGTAGGTTGGACAAGATCAGGAAGGAGACTAAAAGTTGGATGCCAATCTGTACAAGGGATGATGAGTATGAGAAGTTTGAAGTTCATGGTCATCCAACTAACATGGTAGTGGATCTGG GAATGCCCTGTGTGCATGCGTGTGCAGCCCTCGCAAGGGTGAATAAGAGACCTGAAGATTTCTTTCATAAGTGGCTCACCATGGATGCATATAGAGACACTTATGCACATTATATAAATCCATTGCCTGAACAATCTCTTTGGAAAAAATCTGACCAGAATAGACCACAAgctccaaagaaaaagaagaagccagGACCACTaacaaagaaaaggagaaaggatGCAGATGAGGGTAATGAGGGAAGCAAGAAATCTAAGGTAACTGGGACTCTAAAGAGACAACTAAAATCATTTACTTGCAAATACTGTCTACAAAAGAGGCACACAAAGAGGGGTTGTCCAAAAAAGAGAGCAGCTGATGTTGCTCAAGCTCTTGCTGATGCAGCTACAGCTGCCGCTAAGACAAAGCCCACTGAACAAGCACCTACTTAA